The Acidimicrobiales bacterium genome has a window encoding:
- the hisD gene encoding histidinol dehydrogenase: MLTRLDLRGFTGDLRAHLPRPRAATNLPIEAVNAILAEVRTGGDDAVLALTEKFDGVRPESLRVPQAEVDAALEGIPPLLRESLEAARANVLAYHRHQAREDARYERDGIVVRELFRPVDRAGLCVPGGEAPLMSTVLMTAIPARVAGVPEVVLCSPPTSGGTVAPGILAAAALAGVDEVYRIGGAQAVAAMAYGTETIRPVDVVVGPGGLFTSVAKQQVAAQGVVGVPGSFPGPSEVVVVADDTTPVDYAAIDVIVQVEHGPDSVGWLITWSEEAADRIEAAVARLAAANPRRGVIEANLAANGYTALVDGPEQAVAVANAIAPEHLELMTADPEALLPLVRSAGAVFTGPFAPASVGDYLAGPSHVLPTYGSARFSGALRVDDFVKAIHVVSLDGPTLGRVAPHVAAIAEAEGLPAHAESVRLRWAP; this comes from the coding sequence ATGCTCACCCGACTCGACCTCCGCGGGTTCACCGGCGACCTGCGCGCCCACCTCCCGCGGCCCCGGGCGGCCACCAACCTCCCGATCGAGGCGGTGAACGCCATCCTGGCCGAGGTCCGCACCGGCGGCGACGACGCCGTCCTCGCCCTGACCGAGAAGTTCGACGGGGTGCGGCCCGAGAGCCTGCGGGTGCCCCAGGCCGAGGTCGACGCCGCCCTCGAGGGCATCCCCCCGCTCCTCCGGGAGTCCCTGGAGGCGGCCCGGGCCAACGTCCTGGCCTACCACCGCCACCAGGCCCGCGAGGACGCCCGTTACGAGCGCGACGGCATCGTCGTGCGCGAGCTGTTCCGCCCCGTGGACCGGGCCGGACTGTGCGTGCCGGGCGGCGAGGCGCCGCTCATGTCCACCGTGCTGATGACGGCCATCCCCGCCCGGGTGGCCGGCGTGCCCGAGGTGGTCCTGTGCTCGCCGCCCACGTCCGGCGGCACCGTCGCCCCCGGGATCCTGGCCGCCGCCGCCCTGGCCGGGGTGGACGAGGTGTACCGCATCGGCGGCGCCCAGGCCGTCGCCGCCATGGCCTACGGCACGGAGACGATCCGCCCGGTGGACGTCGTCGTGGGGCCGGGCGGGCTGTTCACCTCGGTGGCCAAGCAGCAGGTGGCGGCCCAGGGCGTGGTCGGGGTGCCCGGCTCGTTCCCCGGCCCCTCCGAGGTGGTCGTGGTGGCGGACGACACCACGCCCGTCGACTACGCGGCCATCGACGTGATCGTGCAGGTCGAGCACGGCCCCGACAGCGTGGGCTGGCTCATCACGTGGTCGGAGGAGGCGGCCGACCGCATCGAGGCGGCGGTCGCCCGCCTGGCCGCCGCCAACCCCCGCCGGGGCGTCATCGAGGCGAACCTGGCCGCCAACGGGTACACCGCGCTGGTCGACGGGCCCGAGCAGGCCGTCGCCGTGGCCAACGCCATCGCCCCCGAGCACCTCGAGCTCATGACCGCCGACCCCGAGGCGCTCCTGCCCCTGGTGAGGTCGGCGGGCGCCGTGTTCACCGGCCCGTTCGCCCCGGCCAGCGTGGGCGACTACCTGGCCGGCCCCAGCCACGTCCTCCCCACCTACGGGTCGGCCCGCTTCTCGGGCGCCCTTCGGGTGGACGACTTCGTGAAGGCCATCCACGTCGTGTCGCTGGACGGGCCCACCCTCGGCCGGGTGGCGCCCCACGTGGCCGCCATCGCCGAGGCCGAGGGCCTGCCCGCCCACGCCGAGTCCGTGCGGTTGCGATGGGCGCCCTGA
- the hisC gene encoding histidinol-phosphate transaminase — translation MGALIPPRADQGLGGGYHSPQVHVSVRLNTNESPYPPPPGWVEALAREVAGVPFNRYPDRGAHALREGLAELHGVRPDQVFVANGSNEVLQTLLLAYGGPGRSAAVFEPTYALHSHIARLTGTAVAVGERAPDFLLDPVEVKRVITESEPAVTFVCSPNNPTGRSEPAGAVAGVVELAPGLVVVDEAYGQFSPRSALELVGDDVPLAVVRTYSKTWAMAAARLGYLVGPAPVVAALESRALPYHLDAVKQLAGRLALRYRPEMEARVAAIAAERDRLAGALAALDVECWPSDANFLLFRPLGAPARRVWQGLLDRSVLVRDCSAWPRLDGCLRVTVGTPEEDDTFLAALAEVL, via the coding sequence ATGGGCGCCCTGATCCCGCCCCGCGCCGACCAGGGCCTGGGCGGCGGCTACCACTCGCCCCAGGTGCACGTCTCGGTGCGGCTCAACACCAACGAGTCGCCCTACCCGCCGCCGCCGGGCTGGGTCGAGGCGCTCGCCCGGGAGGTCGCCGGGGTCCCGTTCAACCGCTACCCCGACCGGGGTGCCCACGCGCTGAGAGAGGGGCTGGCCGAGCTGCACGGCGTGCGCCCCGACCAGGTCTTCGTCGCCAACGGCTCCAACGAGGTCCTCCAGACGCTGCTCCTGGCCTACGGCGGGCCGGGCCGCTCGGCGGCCGTGTTCGAGCCCACCTACGCCCTCCACTCCCACATCGCCCGCCTCACGGGGACCGCCGTGGCGGTGGGGGAGCGGGCGCCCGACTTCCTGCTCGACCCCGTCGAGGTGAAGCGGGTCATCACCGAGTCCGAGCCCGCCGTCACCTTCGTGTGCTCGCCGAACAACCCCACCGGGCGCTCGGAGCCGGCGGGCGCCGTGGCCGGCGTGGTCGAGCTGGCACCGGGGCTGGTCGTGGTCGACGAGGCGTACGGCCAGTTCTCGCCCCGCTCCGCCCTCGAGCTGGTGGGCGACGACGTGCCCCTGGCCGTGGTCCGCACCTACTCCAAGACCTGGGCCATGGCCGCCGCCCGCCTGGGCTACCTGGTGGGCCCGGCGCCGGTGGTGGCCGCCCTGGAGTCGCGGGCGCTGCCCTACCACCTCGACGCCGTGAAGCAGCTGGCCGGCCGCCTGGCCCTGCGGTACCGGCCCGAGATGGAGGCCCGGGTCGCCGCCATCGCCGCCGAACGCGACCGCCTGGCCGGGGCGCTGGCCGCCCTGGACGTCGAGTGCTGGCCGTCGGACGCCAACTTCCTCCTGTTCCGGCCCCTCGGCGCGCCGGCCCGCCGGGTGTGGCAGGGACTCCTGGACCGGTCCGTCCTCGTCCGCGACTGCAGCGCCTGGCCCCGCCTGGACGGCTGCCTGCGCGTCACCGTCGGCACCCCCGAGGAGGACGACACGTTCCTCGCCGCCCTGGCCGAGGTCCTGTGA
- the hisB gene encoding imidazoleglycerol-phosphate dehydratase HisB: MTARVAERRRDTKETRIEVRLDLDGTGVTEVDTGVPFYDHMLAQLGRHGGFDLRVFARGDLDVDIHHTVEDVAIVLGEAVREALGDKAGIRRFASVALPLDEALVEVALDLSGRPFLVYEVDCGTDALPLGTPAFDPRMAEHFWQSFTTSAAVTLHLRMRSGRNTHHILEASFKGVARALRDAVRVEGGGVPSTKGTL; this comes from the coding sequence GTGACGGCCCGCGTCGCCGAGCGCCGGCGGGACACCAAGGAGACCCGCATCGAGGTGCGGCTCGACCTCGACGGCACCGGGGTCACCGAGGTCGACACGGGCGTGCCGTTCTACGACCACATGCTCGCCCAGCTCGGGCGCCACGGCGGGTTCGACCTCCGTGTGTTCGCCCGGGGCGACCTCGACGTCGACATCCACCACACGGTGGAGGACGTGGCCATCGTGCTGGGCGAGGCCGTGCGCGAGGCGCTGGGCGACAAGGCGGGCATCCGCCGCTTCGCCTCCGTGGCCCTCCCGCTCGACGAGGCCCTGGTGGAGGTCGCCCTCGACCTGTCGGGCCGGCCCTTCCTCGTCTACGAGGTGGACTGCGGCACCGACGCCCTGCCCCTCGGCACGCCGGCGTTCGACCCGCGGATGGCCGAGCACTTCTGGCAGTCGTTCACCACCAGCGCCGCCGTCACCCTGCACCTGCGCATGCGCAGCGGCCGCAACACCCACCACATCCTGGAGGCGTCGTTCAAGGGCGTGGCCCGGGCCCTGCGCGACGCGGTCCGCGTCGAGGGCGGTGGCGTCCCCTCCACCAAGGGCACCCTGTGA
- the hisH gene encoding imidazole glycerol phosphate synthase subunit HisH has protein sequence MIAVLDYGIGNLRSAQKALEKAGAGAVLVTRAGDAAGAAGVVLPGVGAFGRCMEALRETGLDRAALDAIEAGTPFLGICVGMQMLYRESEESPGVAGLGVIDGAVRALPEGVKRPQMQWNVLVPERDDSALLDGLGPEPWVYFVHSFAPERTPEVVATCDYGGEVVAAVERGPLWATQFHPEKSGPVGARVLANFAKACS, from the coding sequence ATGATCGCCGTCCTCGACTACGGGATCGGGAACCTGCGGTCGGCGCAGAAGGCCCTGGAGAAGGCGGGGGCCGGGGCGGTGCTGGTCACCAGGGCCGGCGACGCGGCCGGCGCGGCGGGCGTCGTCCTCCCCGGTGTGGGGGCGTTCGGCCGGTGCATGGAGGCCCTGCGGGAGACGGGCCTCGACCGGGCCGCCCTCGACGCCATCGAGGCGGGGACGCCGTTCCTCGGGATCTGCGTGGGAATGCAGATGCTCTACCGGGAGTCGGAGGAGTCGCCCGGCGTGGCCGGCCTGGGCGTGATCGACGGCGCCGTGCGGGCGCTGCCCGAGGGGGTGAAGCGCCCGCAGATGCAGTGGAACGTTCTGGTCCCCGAGCGGGACGACAGCGCGCTGCTGGACGGGCTGGGCCCCGAGCCGTGGGTCTACTTCGTCCACTCGTTCGCCCCCGAGCGCACGCCCGAGGTGGTCGCCACGTGCGACTACGGCGGTGAGGTGGTGGCGGCGGTGGAGCGGGGCCCGCTGTGGGCCACCCAGTTCCACCCCGAGAAGTCGGGGCCGGTCGGCGCCCGCGTGCTGGCCAACTTCGCCAAGGCGTGCTCCTAG
- the hisA gene encoding 1-(5-phosphoribosyl)-5-[(5-phosphoribosylamino)methylideneamino]imidazole-4-carboxamide isomerase, giving the protein MDLYPAIDLRGGVCVRLVQGDYARERVYGGDPVEVALEFEADGAPWIHVVDLDAARTGRPANREVVAAIAGAVGVPVQAGGGIRDEFSAEALLDSGVSRIVLGTAVVEDPRLLRRVAARHPGRVAVGLDSRRGEVAVRGWTESSGRTLPEVLSAVEDAPLGAVVVTDIARDGMLTGPDVKGMAAVLNATRHPVVASGGVGTLEHLRALAAVFAGGRGLDGVIVGTAIHEGVFSVREAMIACAP; this is encoded by the coding sequence GTGGACCTCTACCCGGCCATCGACCTGCGGGGCGGCGTCTGCGTCCGCCTGGTGCAGGGCGACTACGCCCGTGAGCGGGTCTACGGCGGCGACCCCGTCGAGGTGGCGCTGGAGTTCGAGGCGGACGGGGCGCCGTGGATCCACGTCGTGGACCTCGACGCCGCCCGCACCGGCCGTCCGGCCAACCGCGAGGTGGTGGCCGCCATCGCCGGCGCCGTGGGCGTCCCCGTCCAGGCCGGCGGCGGCATCCGGGACGAGTTCTCGGCCGAGGCGCTCCTCGACTCGGGCGTGAGCCGCATCGTCCTCGGCACGGCGGTGGTCGAGGACCCCCGGCTGCTGCGCCGGGTGGCCGCCCGCCACCCCGGCCGGGTGGCCGTGGGGCTCGACTCGCGCCGCGGGGAGGTCGCCGTGCGGGGTTGGACGGAGAGCTCGGGCCGCACCCTCCCCGAGGTCCTGTCCGCCGTGGAGGACGCCCCCCTGGGCGCCGTCGTCGTCACCGACATCGCCCGGGACGGGATGCTCACCGGGCCCGACGTGAAGGGCATGGCCGCCGTCCTCAACGCCACCCGCCACCCCGTCGTGGCCTCGGGCGGGGTCGGGACGCTGGAGCACCTCCGGGCCCTCGCCGCCGTGTTCGCCGGCGGGCGGGGGCTGGACGGCGTCATCGTCGGCACCGCCATCCACGAGGGCGTGTTCAGCGTGCGGGAGGCGATGATCGCGTGCGCGCCGTGA
- the hisF gene encoding imidazole glycerol phosphate synthase subunit HisF, with protein sequence MRVVPCLDVDAGRVVKGVRFVDLRDAGDPAELAARYDEEGADEVVFLDITASSDARSTMVDVVWRTAEQVFIPLTVGGGVRTVGDARRLLRAGADKVGVNTAAVARPALVPELADEFGAQCVVVAVDARRRPDGGDGPAFEVFTHGGRRATGMDAVAWAAECERLGAGEVLLTSMDRDGTRDGFDLELTRAVVDACNVPVVASGGVGTLDHLVDGAVEGGADAVLAASVFHFGEFTVRQAKEHLAAAGVTVRPG encoded by the coding sequence GTGAGGGTCGTCCCGTGCCTGGACGTGGACGCCGGCCGGGTGGTCAAGGGGGTGCGCTTCGTGGACCTGCGCGACGCCGGCGACCCCGCCGAGCTGGCCGCCCGCTACGACGAGGAGGGCGCCGACGAGGTCGTCTTCCTCGACATCACCGCGTCGTCCGACGCCCGCTCGACCATGGTGGACGTGGTGTGGCGCACCGCCGAGCAGGTCTTCATCCCGCTCACCGTCGGGGGTGGCGTCCGCACCGTCGGCGACGCCCGCCGGCTCCTGCGGGCGGGGGCCGACAAGGTGGGCGTGAACACCGCCGCCGTGGCCCGCCCGGCGCTGGTGCCCGAGCTGGCCGACGAGTTCGGGGCCCAGTGCGTGGTGGTCGCCGTGGACGCCCGCCGCCGGCCCGACGGCGGCGACGGGCCGGCGTTCGAGGTGTTCACCCACGGCGGCCGCCGGGCCACGGGCATGGACGCGGTGGCGTGGGCGGCGGAGTGCGAGCGGCTCGGGGCGGGGGAGGTCCTGCTCACCTCCATGGACCGGGACGGCACCCGCGACGGGTTCGACCTGGAGCTCACCCGGGCCGTGGTCGACGCCTGCAACGTCCCCGTCGTCGCCAGCGGTGGCGTCGGCACCCTCGACCACCTGGTGGACGGGGCGGTCGAGGGCGGGGCCGACGCCGTGCTGGCGGCGTCGGTCTTCCACTTCGGCGAGTTCACCGTCCGCCAGGCCAAGGAGCACCTCGCCGCGGCGGGCGTCACCGTCCGTCCCGGCTGA